TTTTTAGTCGCAATACAACGATATATCCTGATTTTCGTTTTGATTTTAATTTTTGAAATAGTTGATCTAAAATGGGATGACCCACATTTAAAAACCGTTCCGCAACAAATAGGAGTATCGCAGACAAAGAGAGTAGGAGTTGTATTGATGTTTTTATTTGTACTGTTAGAGTTTTTATCCAATGATTTTAGAATCGAATTTTTAGCTTTAAAAACAGGATTGGCAATCACGACAGTATTATTTTTAGTATACGCAAATCAGAACCGTTCCAGATATTACGCTTCTTTTTGGGTGGAAAGTATTCCTGTTTTTTGGTGGTTATTTTTAATGCTTTTCAGCTAGTGTTTTGATAAAAGAATTCCTTTCAGCAATGAACGTGCTTAAATGGTTTTTTAATACTAACAGGTCAAACAGTTTTCCAAAAATACCATACGGTGTTTCGTATTGAATTTTATCTTCCATGATAACAAATCCGTTTTTTTGAATAAAAGTATGCTGGTGTTTGAAGGATTTAAACTTGCCTTCAAGCATTTCATCCACAAAGTACGTTGGATTTTCCATCGCTGATATTAAACTTTTATGTTTCAGATAAACGCCAAAATGTTTGCCACGCCAGGTAACGGTTTCGTTTAAATTGATCAAACCCGAAGTTATTCCATCAATAGCGGTTTCATTTGATTTAGAAGTGGATTGTTGATGGACATCAATGTTTCTTGATAAATCGAAAATGATTTCAATTGGTGCGTTTATTTTAGTTGTTAGTTGTATGGTTGTCATTTCTTGGTTAAGTTTTTAAATGCTTTTTCTAAAGTATCATACTCAAATGTAAAACCATTTTCCTGTAATCTTCTCGGAATTACATTCCGGCTTTTCAATACCAATTCTGTTTCCGTTCTAATGAAAAAAGATCCGATTTCTAGCAATAATTTATTTGTTGGTATGCCAAATGGTATTTCAATTGTTTTTCTAAGCGTTGTCATGAAGTCAGAATTAGTGCTTGGTTTTGGAGAAACAATGTTTGCAACTCCTACTAGCTCTTTTTCTACAACAAATTCAATTGCTCTTGCAAAATCTTTTTCGTGAATCCAACTTATAAATTGATTTCCTTTTCCTTGTTTTCCACCAAGTCCAAATTGCGCAAGCATTTTTATCGGAACAAAAGCGCCGCCATTTTTTCCTAGAACTATGGAAGTTCGCAAAGCCGTTTTTAATGTCTTTGTAGTTTCAGTTTCAAAAAATACTTTCTCCCAACTTTTTGCAATATTCATGGAAAAATCATCGCCAGTTTCACCAGTAACTTCATCCATTTGTTTGTCTAATGAAAACCTATATATGGTAGATGTTGATGAATTCAGCCAGTGTTTGGGTGGATTTTTACAACTTAAAACCGCTTCATTTAAAATTTTTGTGCTGTCAATTCTAGAATCGTAAATCTCTTTTTTGTTGGCTGTGGTATATCTGCAATCAACAGATTTTCCGGCAAGATTTATTAAAACAGAAGCGTTTTCTAATTCATTTTCCCAACCAGAAAGCGTTTTGGCATCCCAATTCACATATTTTATGGAATTAATACTTTTAGATGTTCCTCGAGTTAGAATTACAATTTCATCAAATTTATCTTTAAAATGTGTTACTAAAACTTGACCTAAAAATCCTGTTCCTGCTGCAATGATTAGCTTTTTCATTAGTTTAAATTTAATATGATTACCAAGGCAATTATTCGATAAATAACCCAAGTTATAGATAAGTAGAAAGGCAATTCCAATAATTTGATTCTTCGTGAATGTTCTACAAACATTAGTAAAACTGTTATTCCAAACCAACCTAAAGTTAATGAATCTGAGACATTAAAAATTAAATTCAGAATCGATATAGGAAGTAACGATAAAGAGCCCATTAACGAAACAGTCATTAAGTTTCCAATGTAATTCAAGATTATTTTCTTGTCAAATTTTATCAAAAATAAACTTTGAAAAACTATTTGACCAAATACAAGAATAAGTTCTCTTGTAATAGTAGAATTCGGTAAAATGCTAATAGAATCTGAAAAATTATACAAGACAAATGTGGTAATTGTCGTTGCAAACAAAATGTACAAAATTCGATACTGATAATTAAAATCAGGAATTCATTGCAATTTGATTTCTTTTTTAATCTTACTCGGAATGATTACTTTACGATTATAAGAAATGAAGGAATATAATTTTTTCAGAAAAAACTTTATTGGTTTTAGATTTCCGATTTTCTCCATCCACGGAAATGAAAATCCGATTACTTTTAGCAAACTGTCAATTCCATAAATGACGGTTTTGTTTTTGTTATCGACTAATGCAATTTCGTTTGAGGCGCGTTGGACATCAATAAAGTTTTGTTCTTCATCAGATAATTGACAGTATGGTTTCTTGCCATTTTTGTCCAACATTCCAGCTTTTATAAATCCAGAAGTATACACGCGACAAAGCGGACAATCTTCATCATATAATAAGGTTTGGTTAGTTAAGGTTTTCATCGTATCGTTTTTTTACCTTCAATCGTTATTTTTGAACCAATTGCAAGAAATTCAGAGGTAGGTTTTAGGTCTTGTAAAAATTTAAAATTCTTGCCGTAAATACTCTCAAAATCGACATCAATTTTGGATTCAATTACTTGTAATTGTTCCCATCTTGGGTGCGAAACAGCATATTCAATTGATTTATCGTTATTGTAGTTGGTGTACCCAAAATAATGCTCAGTAATAAACTCGGCTTCTGAATTTAGTTCAATCGGAATCGGATTTTTTCCAGTAATCATGGAGATGGAATTCCATTTTGCATCCTTGAACCATTCGTATTGAAAAGATTTAGAAGTTTCGTTTTCAGTTCTTGAATGACGCATTTTCAAGGTTTGGTAATGTTCGTTGTATAAAGTATTTGCTACTATCGTAATAGCATGCTTCGGAACAATTTCTTTAACGAAAACTACGCCACGTTTCCAAATGCCATCTTCATATCTTTTTACATAAAAGCGTAAATTGACTTCCTCAAAATTGACATGAAACGGAACTTTAATTCCTAATACTTTCACGTTTTCAAACATAAATCCGATTAAACTGATGTAGCATTTGCCGTTCCATAAATCGAGTTCAGTTCCTTTTGGAACATAACTTTCTAAAATTTTCGGATCGATTTCGTAATTGAACATCGCTAAATCATTCCATTCTGCGGTTAAGAAGCTCATAATTTTAAATTTTTGTGGATAATAAGTGAAAGGTAAAAAGCTAATGCAACTGGTAATGCAAAAAGTAAAAATATCAGTTTATCCGAATAATGATAATTTACGTTGATAAACCACAAGCCAAAAAATAATAAAACGATACCCAAATAAATTTGTAAGTGCTTGTTTCTAGGTTCTTGTACTAACAAATACAGAGAAATTAGTACTTGAATAAAACCAGTAACCATAGTTGATAATAGTGCAATTATTAACAAGTTTTCATTTAAAACTGCAAAGACACCTATTATGAAAGGCAATGCAATTGCGAAAGTATTTATCTTTTTTATCGTTTTCATATTGGTTTTATTTTTAAACTTTCAGAAAAAAATGAAAGTTTTGATTAAATTTTTTTACTCTATTTCATTATTTTTACAACCAATTTTGCCAACCAATTGTCTTTGTATTCCGTCATTTTGTCCAAAACATTATCTGCTTTTAGAACAAAATCATACAATTTAGTTGTTTGATCTACAAAATGTTTTTCTTCTGGAGTATTGTCTGATGTTATGGAGGACACTTCTTTTAAAACCTTTAACGCAGGTTTGATTTCGCGTTTGCTTCTTTCTCTTGAAATTTTCACAGCCAATTCGTCTAAGTCTTTTTCAGCTGTAAAAAATTCGCGTCGTTCGCCCGCTTTGTATTCTTTGTAAACAATTCCCCAATCCATCAGGGCACGTAAATTCATAGATGCGTTGCCGCGCGAAATTTGCAATTCCTCCATAATGTCTTCCATCGAAACGGCTTCGTGTGAAACCATCAAAAGCGCATGAATTTGAGCCATGGTTTTGTTAATACCCCATTGACTGCCTAATGCACCCCAGGTTTGAACGAATTTATTTTTTGCTTCTTTGAATTTCATTTGTGGATTTTATTGTTTTTCAAACGGTCAAATGCAAATCGCATAAATGCTCATTGTCATAATGTAAAGATAAATAATGTAAAGATAAATAATGTTTTCGAACTTTCAATAAAAAATGAAAGTTTATTTTCTTTTTTGGCGTTCCCTTTCAGGTCGGGCTTTTCGTTGCAAGTCCTCGCTGCGTCGTTCCTCCTTGCTGTGGGCTTTTCACTGCAATCCCTAACGCAAATTCCATTAAAAAAGTCGAGATATTGCTACCTCGACTTCCTTTTATAACTTACTATGTGTTTTAACATTGATCTATAGCAACCCAGCACGCTTCAACAACGCATCTGCTTTTGGTTCCTGACCTCTAAAACGTTTGTACAATTCCATCGGTAATTCGGTGCCACCTTTTGAAAGTACGTTGTCTTTGAATTTTGTAGCAACTTCTTTATTGAAAATTCCTTTTTCTTGGAAATAAGCAAACGCATCGGCATCTAGAACTTCGGCCCATTTGTAACTGTAATATCCTGAGGAATAACCGCCTTGAAAAATATGCGAAAACGAGGTGCTCATGCAATTCTCAGCCACATCAGGATACAAACTTGTGCCTGCCATAGCTTGTTTTTCAAAGGCTTTTACATCTTCAATGGTTTGAGATTTGCCGTGATAAGTCATGTCTAAAAGTCCAAAACTAATCTGTCTTAAAGTTGCCATTCCTTCTAAGAAACTCGCGCTTTCTTTGATTTTTTCTACGTATTCTTGAGGGATAACTTCACCCGTTTCATAATGTTTTGCAAACAAAGCCAATGCTTCTGGTTCGTAGCACCAGTTTTCCATTACTTGGCTTGGCAATTCTACAAAATCCCAATAAACTGAAGTTCCAGATAAACTCGGATAAGTCGTATTGGCTAACATTCCGTGTAATGCGTGACCAAATTCGTGGAATAAAGTGGTTACTTCATTGAAAGTTAGGAGTGAAGGTTTAGTCTCTGTTGGCGGTGTGAAATTACAAACGATAGAAATATGTGGCCTTTCATTGATGCCGTTTTTGATGGCTTGCGATTTATAAGAAGTCATCCAAGCGCCATTACGTTTTCCTTTTCTCGGGAAAAAATCAGCATAGAAAACAGAAACTAATTGTCCTTCGAAATCCAAAACCTCAAAAGTTTGAACATCTTCATGATATTTGTCAATATCAAAAACTTCTTTAAAAGTAATTCCGAATAGTTTTTCAGCAATAGTGAAAGCTCCATTTAAAACATTTTCCAATTTGAAATAAGGTTTTAAAATCTCATCATCAAAGTTGAATAATTTTTGTTTTAATTTTTCTGAATAGTAAGCGCCATCCCATTTTTCTAATTGATCAATTCCGTCTAATTCTTTTGCGAAAGCGGTTAATTGAGCAAATTCTTTTTGGGCTGCTGGTTTTGCTTTTTCTAACAAATCATTCAAAAACGAAAGTACTTTTTCAGGATTTTGAGCCATTCTTTCTTCCAAAATAAAATCAGAATGTGATTTGTATCCCAATAAATTAGCGCGTTTATGACGTAATTCAACAATACGTTTTACGTTCTCTTTATTGTCGAATTCGTTGTCCTGAAATGATTTTTTTCCGGCAGCAATGGCAATTTCTTTTCGTAATTCACGATTGTCAACATAGGTCACAAAAGGCAAGTAACTCGGGAAATCAAGAGTAAAAACCCAACCTTCCAATTCTTTTGATTTAGCCAAACTTGCGGCCATTTCTTTGGCGCCATCCGGTAAGCCTTTTAAATCATCTTCGTTAGTAATATGCAATTGATAATTATTGGTTTCAGCCAAAACATTTTCGCCATACGTCAATTTAATTTTGGCTAATTCGGTATCGATTTCTCGTAATTTTAACTTGTCGTTTTCATTCAATAAGGCTCCATTTCTAGAAAATCCTTTGAATTTTTTGTCTAATAAAGTAGCTTGTTCCGTAGTTAATATCAACGAATCTTTTTGATCATAAACGGCTTTTACTCGTTTGAATAAATCTTCGTTTAAGGCAATATCATTACTAAATTCTGTCAACAACGGAGAAACCTCTTGAGCGATTTTTTGCATTTCGTCATTAGTTTCAGCTGAATTCAAATTGAAGAAAATCGAAGATAATCTATCCAATTGTTCACCAGCAAAATCTAAAGCAACAATCGTGTTTTCAAAGGTTGGAACATCAGAATTAGTAGTGATGGCATCAATTTCAGCTTTTGCGGCAGCGATGTTTTCGATAAAAGCAGGTTTGTAATCTTCTAGTTTTATTGCCGAAAATGGGGCTGTATTGTGTTTGGTATTGAATGTTGAGGTAAGTGTTTTCATAATTTTATTTGAAGGGACAAGTCGGAACTGTCCTTACGTTTTAAAGTTTTAAATTTTCTAAATCTTGGTACGTATTCCAAAATCGGAGTAATTCGATGGTATTAGAATTTATTCTGTAGTAAACCGTTATTTGTTTCGTAATTACAACTTTGTTTGCGCTTTTGTAATTTGTAGAAATAAATTCAATGTTGTTATTTACTAATAGAGCAATTGTGTTGTCTACTTTGTCTATAAAATTTACAACATCTTGAAATGACCATTCAGCTTCAAGATAATCAATGTTTTGCCAATAGTCTTTTTTAGCTTGTGGCGACCAAATAACAATCACTATTTGAAATATTTTGAATAGCGATTTCTGGTTTCCTCCATGACCATATCATGAGCAATCCCTTCCTTGTTTTCTAAAGAAATAATAGCTTCATCAATGGCATTCTTTTGTTTTTCGGTTAAAGTAGATTTAGATTGAATCAAATGAATAATTTCTTCAATCAATTTTGGGTTTTCAATATCCAAAATAACTTTGGCTAACTCAATTTTTGAAGTTTGAATATTCATAGTTTTCTTTTTATTAAAGATAATTATTTTTTCAATTCAGATGCCGCTTTATCAACAGCTTGTTTTAATCCTTCTTTATAAAAAATGATTTTGTCTAACACACATTGATCGTGACTTCCAATGATTTGTGCGGCAAGGATTCCGGCATTTTTGGCTCCATTAAGCGCAACTGTTGCTACTGGAACGCCACCGGGCATTTGCAGTATTGACAAAACCGAATCCCAACCATCAATAGAATTACTCGATTTTACAGGAACGCCAATAACAGGAAGTGGCGACATGGAAGCCACCATTCCGGGTAAATGCGCCGCACCACCAGCACCAGCAATGATTACTGAGATACCTCGGTTGTGAGCATTTTTACTAAAATCAAATAATTTTTCAGGTGTTCTGTGTGCTGAAACGATATCAACCTCAGTTTCGATGTCAAATCCTTTTAATATGTCGATGGCTTCTTGCATTACCGGCATATCCGAAATGCTTCCCATTATTATGGCTACTTTGCTCATTTTGTTTTATTTATTTTGGTTCTGGAATCATATCCCAAATTTCAATTTTGAATTCTTCTTGAATGGCTCTTAAATATTTAATAGAATCGAGTTCCGAATTGATTTTTTCTTGAAAATATTCTTTTTCAGAAATAGCTTTTTCTTTGATTCTCTCTTTTCTTCTTTCAATATATTTTTTTCTGTTTTTCACAAAGATTTCATCATTAAGATTTAATAAATCAATTAGATTTTTAGTTTCAATATCTTCGGGTTGGTTTAGAAAATAGCCATCAAAATATATTAATCTTCGTTCGAAATCTACGGAAGTTGGATGTAAAATAGGTTCAATCCAAGTGGTTCTTTTTAAATTGTTTGGTTTGTGTTTTACCATAAACCAATTTTGGTAATTATCTATTTCTAAATATTTAAGTAAAGGATTGAAGTGTTCAATGTCTACGGCATCATTAGGACCAATGTGTTCTTCGGTATAAGCACAGAAGCTCTTTTGTTCTTTTAATAAAATGGCAGCTAATTTTTTGTTATTACTTTTTTTGTAAATAATGGCGGAGGTAATGATTTCAGAATCAGGATTTTTTAAAATTCTCTTCATATCTTAAAAATTATATTCTTCCCCAATTTTTTCTAGTTTTTCAGAATATTCTTTTTTGATGTTTTCATCTTTCTCAAAATATATCTTTTGCTTTAAGTCTAAATATTCATCATATTTTGCTTGACCAAATTTATTTATGTAATTGATGCCAAAATCGTTATAAAGCATATCATTTGGATCGTCACCAATAGGGGAGGTGCCTCTTCTAACGGCAACTTTTCCTTCTTCATTAAAATACAAAATAAAACGCTCTTCAGGTTGAAATGATGCTGCTATAAATGGAGAATGAGTAGCAACAATAAATTGGGCATCCGGAGCAAGATTCTGGTAATGATCCATTAAATCCATTTGCATATCAGGATATAAGGAACGTTCAGGTTCGTCTATTAGAATAATTGAATCTACAGTGTTAAATTTGAATAAGGGCAAGAATGATAATAATAATCCTTTTGTTCCTGTACTTGTATTTTGGATTGGAATTATTTCGTCATTTTTTTTATTTTTAATTGGAATAGAATATTCTGTATTAATCATATCAACCTCTAAATTTAATTTTTCTAAAAGAGGGTTGAACACTTTTGCAAATGATTCTAAAGTATTTGGGTTATCGTTTTGCCATTTATTGAATTCTGAGGTTAATTTATTTGTATTGCCAAGCAGACCTTTATGGATAAGTTCAGACATTTTTTGATAGTGGTTTTTACGATAGCGTAAAATTTCACTTAAAATAGAAAGCCATATACTTTCATTAATTTGTTCATTGAATAGGTATTCCTTATTATGGTCATACTTGAAAAATCGGATTGTATCTTCTATCTCATTGTTGTATTTTTCAATCAAATCCAACGGATTCTTTGTGAAAAATTGTAAATTCTGCTCGGAAATTATATTAGCTTTAAAATAGAAAATTCGTTTTTTTTCATCAGGTGTTTTAAATAATTCACCTGATTGGTATAAATGTTCTAATTTTGGCTTTCTATTTATGTAAGTTTTTTTGTTAATTTTTAAATTTTTGTTATTTAAAATAATGGAATAATCGTCTGAATTGAAATTTATAATCCCATTAATGGATTTTGTACCAATTGAATCGGAATAAAATTCGTCGTCAACGAATAAATTATTTATGAAAGAAAACTGTTCATAAATCAACTCCAACAGACTAGTCTTCCCAGTAGCACTTTGTCCAATAAAACATATTTTATCCAAAGGTTGACCTTTGCGTTCGCCACTTTGATACGTAAAATCAAAATCTAGATTTTCTAAATGTCTAAACTGGTCAATATGTAATTTTGTAATTTTCATTTATTGGATTTTTACAAATTTAATTAAAAAACAATAGCTTTTGTAAAGTGTTGTAACTGATGCTGAAAAACTGATTAGTGCTACTTTTTATTACTACAACAAACTGAGACTATCAACTGAAACTAAAAACTAATCACTCTTATACTATTCTTAACTTCTTCCGCAATTCTTCTCGCTTCAACCATGTTTGCATTTACAATCGTAACATGACCCATTTTTCGGAAGGGTCTTGTTTCTCTTTTGCCGTAAATGTGAGGTGTAACGCCGTCAATTGCCATTATTTTTTCGATATTTTCATAAACTACTTGACCCGAAAAACCTTCTTCGCCAACCAAATTTACCATAATTCCGGCGACTTTGCTATCCGTATTTCCTAAAGGTAAGTCTAAAATGGCGCGTAAATGATTTTCAAATTGAGAGGTGTAACTTGCTTCAATAGAATAATGCCCTGAATTGTGTGGTCTTGGAGCGACTTCATTGACTAAAATTTCATCGTCTTCGGTTTGAAACATTTCTACAGCTAATAATCCAACGTGATCAAACGCTTCAGAAACTTTTAACGCTATTTCGATTGCTTTTTGGGCAACTGTCGAATCAATTCTGGCGGGACAAATCACATATTCAACTTGATTGGCTTCGGGATGGAATTCCATTTCAACAACAGGATACGTTTTTACTTCGCCCGAAGCAGAGCGAACAACAATAACTGCCAACTCATTTTTGAACGGAACCATTTGTTCCGCTATGCATTCAACATCTGGTAATTTAACTAAGTCTATTGCTGAACGGCACACTTTTACACCGTTTCCATCATAGCCAAATTGAGCACATTTCCATACAAAAGGAAATTCTAATTGGTCTTTCTCTAATGATTTTCTCAAATCATTTAAATCTACAAATCGTTGATGAGGTGAAGTTGGAATGTTATTTTCGACATAAAAATCTTTTTGATGACCTTTATTCTGAATCATTCGCAATGTTTTTGGCGATGGGAATATTGGTAAACCTTCTGATTCTAGTGCGTCTAAAGCATCTAGGTTTACATTTTCAATTTCAATAGTTAATAGATTTGCCATTTTTCCAAATTGATAAACGGTATCATAATCCATTAAACTTCCTTGGTAAAAAGCATTGCAACTGTATCTTGCAGGTGATTCTTCATTTGGTTCTAAAACCAAGGTTTGTATGTCAAACTTTCGGGTATCGGTCAATAGCATTTTGCCTAATTGTCCACCTCCTAGAATTCCTAATTTAAAATCAGATGAAAAGTAGTTCATTGTGTTGTTGTTTTATTTCTTTACAAATAACGTGTTGCGGTTATTAGTAAGTAGTAGTTGTGTGTGTCGCAAAGATACTTGTAAAAGGTCAAACCGAAAAATGCTAAGCAATTTTCTTCATGATTTCTCTTGCAACGGCTTTGTAAGCGGAAGAGAATTTAGTGTAATCATCAGTTAGTATTCTGGCCAGATTAGCATGGATTTCTGTATTTTTTTTACCCATTTGGTAAAGTGTTCTTATGGCATAAGCCTTTGTGGCTACTTTTCCATCAGGGTCTATGAGCCAGTCATAGCTACTTTCTATCAAGAGTTTTTCTTGTTTCTCGTTAAGGGAAGCATGCAGTGATAGAAACATGCAAATTTTTGATATGGATCTTAAAGCACTGTAGTTTGTATATAAAGGTAAGGTCTCACAAAATTGATCTAAATAATTAAAAAGTAGATGCAAGTCTTTTTCTAAAATCATTTCCAGGATCCAACAAGCTTTGTGATGATTTTTGTCTGATGTTGAAAGAACAATTTCAAAAAAATCTGGCATCAAGTCTGGATTACTCAAAATGTATTGAGAATTTACTGCTCTGCTAGCTACATGAGCCGTGCTTTCTTGTATTTTTTGATATAACTCTTGATTTACCATAAATGAATTATTTTAATTTTTAAAGTATACCTATTCTTGTAACAATTATTCTAAGATGTAAAGTGAGAAATTGCTATCTTTGCCCATTATTTTAAATACAAAAATAATGATACAACTTCACGATAAACAATTTGTTCCATTTATTTCGGCAAAAGAAATTGATTTTGCTATAGCTAAAATGGTATCACAAGTTGAGGCAGATTTTGCTGATGAAACGCCTATTTTTGTAGGAGTGCTTAACGGTGCTTTTATGGTAGTAGCTGATTTTGTAAAACAATATAAAAAACCATGTGAGGTTTCGTTTATAAAAATGGCTTCGTATGAGGGTACTTCAACAACGAATGAGGTAAAGCAATTGATAGGAATTAATCAAGATTTTACTGGTAGATCTGTTGTTATTATTGAGGATATAGTAGATACTGGGAATACTTTGGTTGAACTAAAAGAATTGTTTAAAAAACAAAATGTGAAACATTTTAAAATTGCAACACTTTTTTTTAAGCCTGAAGCATATCAGAAAGACATCAAAATTGATTACATCGGAATTCGAATTCCTAATAAATTTATTGTAGGATACGGTTTAGATTATGACGGACTTGGAAGAAACTTACCTGAAGTATATAAATTAAAAGAATAACTACAAAACAACATGATTAATATCGTTTTATTTGGCAAACCAGGAGCTGGAAAAGGAACTCAAGCAGAGTTTTTAAAAGAAAAATATAAGTTAACTCACATTTCAACTGGTGATGTTTTTAGATTTAATTTAAAAAATGATACCGAGTTAGGCAAACAAGCCCGTGTTTATATGGATGCAGGAGATCTTGTGCCTGATGAATTAACTACTAAAATGCTAATTGATGAAGTCAATAAACATCCAGATACAAATGGTGTTTTATTTGACGGGTATCCAAGAACACTTTCTCAAGCAGAAGCATTAGATGTTTTTTTAGAATCTATTGGGTCAAAAGTTGCAGCTACAGTAGCGCTAGAGGCTGACGACGAGATTTTAATTCAGCGTTTACTTGAAAGAGGTAAAACAAGTGGTAGAGTTGATGATCAAGACGAAGAAAAAATCAGAAACAGATACCAAGAGTACAATGAAAAAACCGCTCCTTTGATGGATTTTTATAAAAATCAAAACAAGTTTTTCATCGTAGACGGGATTGGTTCCATTGCTGAAATTACGGAAAGAGTAAGTGCAGTGATTGATAATTTATAATTGATAATTTCAAATACGCAGAACAAGAGATATAAACGAATCCATTAAAAAATTGGAAATACTAATAATATTTTTTCTGATATTACTAAACGGAGTGTTCTCAATGTCAGAAATAGCATTGATTTCAGCTCGAAAAAACCGATTAGAGACAGCAGCAAAAAAAGGCAATAAAAGTGCTAAAATAGCATTGGATCTTGCAAATTCTCCCAATAAATTTTTATCAACGGTACAAATAGGTATTACTCTGATTGGGATTTTAACGGGTATTTACAGTGGTGATAAGATTACTCAAGATGTAGAAATTTTTGTAAGTGGTTTTGAATTTTTAAAACCCTACGCACAGCCAGTTTCAGTAGGTTTAGTTGTGGTAGTATTGACTTTTTTCTCTTTGGTTTTAGGGGAATTATTACCTAAACGAATAGGACTAAATCATCCAGAAGGGATTGCTAAGGCAGTTGCTTTGCCAATGAAAATGGTATCTATTGTGACAGCTCCTTTTATTTGGCTTCTTACTACATCTACAGATTTTTTATTAGATGTTTTGCAAATTAAACCAACAGCTGATGGAAAAGTAACCGAGGAAGAAATAAAAGCTATTATTAAGGAGGGAACTGAGGGCGGAGAAGTTCAAGAAATTGAACAAGATATTGTGGAGCGTGTTTTTCATATTGGCGACCGAAAAATCAATTCTTTAATGACACATCGCAAGTCAGTGGTTTTCTTGCCATTGCATGCAGATAAGGAAAAGGTAAGAGAGTTTATGCTCAAGGAATTACACTCAATCTATCCTGTTTTTAATGAAAATTACGATGACATAGTAGGTGTGGTTAACTTAAAAAATATTTTTGCTCATTTTGAAAACGATGAGTTTAATTTAGCATCAATCATGACCGAAGCTCCTTTTATGATGGAGCAAACAACTGCCTATGTCGCGCTAGAAAATTTCAAGAAATCAGGGATTCATTATGCATTTGTGTCTGATGAATATGGTGTTTTTCAAGGAGTAATTACATTGAATGATATTCTTGAAGCATTGGTAGGTGATGCTTCTGATTTTTATAAGGATGATTTTCAATTGATAGAAAGAGAAGATGGTTCTTGGCTTGTAGATGGCCATTATTCGTTACATGACTTCTTGACTTATTTTGAATTGGACGAATTAATAA
This portion of the Flavobacterium sp. CECT 9288 genome encodes:
- a CDS encoding AAA family ATPase, whose product is MKITKLHIDQFRHLENLDFDFTYQSGERKGQPLDKICFIGQSATGKTSLLELIYEQFSFINNLFVDDEFYSDSIGTKSINGIINFNSDDYSIILNNKNLKINKKTYINRKPKLEHLYQSGELFKTPDEKKRIFYFKANIISEQNLQFFTKNPLDLIEKYNNEIEDTIRFFKYDHNKEYLFNEQINESIWLSILSEILRYRKNHYQKMSELIHKGLLGNTNKLTSEFNKWQNDNPNTLESFAKVFNPLLEKLNLEVDMINTEYSIPIKNKKNDEIIPIQNTSTGTKGLLLSFLPLFKFNTVDSIILIDEPERSLYPDMQMDLMDHYQNLAPDAQFIVATHSPFIAASFQPEERFILYFNEEGKVAVRRGTSPIGDDPNDMLYNDFGINYINKFGQAKYDEYLDLKQKIYFEKDENIKKEYSEKLEKIGEEYNF
- a CDS encoding 5-(carboxyamino)imidazole ribonucleotide synthase, which gives rise to MNYFSSDFKLGILGGGQLGKMLLTDTRKFDIQTLVLEPNEESPARYSCNAFYQGSLMDYDTVYQFGKMANLLTIEIENVNLDALDALESEGLPIFPSPKTLRMIQNKGHQKDFYVENNIPTSPHQRFVDLNDLRKSLEKDQLEFPFVWKCAQFGYDGNGVKVCRSAIDLVKLPDVECIAEQMVPFKNELAVIVVRSASGEVKTYPVVEMEFHPEANQVEYVICPARIDSTVAQKAIEIALKVSEAFDHVGLLAVEMFQTEDDEILVNEVAPRPHNSGHYSIEASYTSQFENHLRAILDLPLGNTDSKVAGIMVNLVGEEGFSGQVVYENIEKIMAIDGVTPHIYGKRETRPFRKMGHVTIVNANMVEARRIAEEVKNSIRVISF
- the hpt gene encoding hypoxanthine phosphoribosyltransferase gives rise to the protein MIQLHDKQFVPFISAKEIDFAIAKMVSQVEADFADETPIFVGVLNGAFMVVADFVKQYKKPCEVSFIKMASYEGTSTTNEVKQLIGINQDFTGRSVVIIEDIVDTGNTLVELKELFKKQNVKHFKIATLFFKPEAYQKDIKIDYIGIRIPNKFIVGYGLDYDGLGRNLPEVYKLKE
- a CDS encoding adenylate kinase, which translates into the protein MINIVLFGKPGAGKGTQAEFLKEKYKLTHISTGDVFRFNLKNDTELGKQARVYMDAGDLVPDELTTKMLIDEVNKHPDTNGVLFDGYPRTLSQAEALDVFLESIGSKVAATVALEADDEILIQRLLERGKTSGRVDDQDEEKIRNRYQEYNEKTAPLMDFYKNQNKFFIVDGIGSIAEITERVSAVIDNL
- a CDS encoding hemolysin family protein, yielding MEILIIFFLILLNGVFSMSEIALISARKNRLETAAKKGNKSAKIALDLANSPNKFLSTVQIGITLIGILTGIYSGDKITQDVEIFVSGFEFLKPYAQPVSVGLVVVVLTFFSLVLGELLPKRIGLNHPEGIAKAVALPMKMVSIVTAPFIWLLTTSTDFLLDVLQIKPTADGKVTEEEIKAIIKEGTEGGEVQEIEQDIVERVFHIGDRKINSLMTHRKSVVFLPLHADKEKVREFMLKELHSIYPVFNENYDDIVGVVNLKNIFAHFENDEFNLASIMTEAPFMMEQTTAYVALENFKKSGIHYAFVSDEYGVFQGVITLNDILEALVGDASDFYKDDFQLIEREDGSWLVDGHYSLHDFLTYFELDELINDYEVTTLSGLIMTELSHIPKQGEKLIWQKFELEVIDMDGVKIDKVMVKALKD